Sequence from the Priestia megaterium genome:
CTAATAAAAGAACAAGGCCAGAAACAGTAGGTTCAAATTTTGCAAGCTGCTGAGTTTGCTTAGCTGCTTGCTCATGATTTTTTAATAAATAGCGGTAAGTTGGAATTGCTTCTAAATTAGATACTACAATATCCGCTGATAGGCTTTCACCGTTTTCCAGTGTAATTCCAGTTGCTTTTTCTCGGCTTGTCGTAATTTCTTTTACTGGCGTATTTAGATGCACAGTGACGTCAAGTTCTTGAAGGAGCTTATCCATCGCTTCAGCAATTTTGTACATTCCGCCTTTTACGTAATAAATACCTAATCCTAGCTGAACGTGAGCAAGCTGTGTTAATACAGCCGGTGCATGATAAGGAGAAGAACCGATGTACATAATTAAAAAATTAAACAATTGACGCAAATGTTGATTTGAAAAATATTTGCGTGTAGTAGCGTCCATAGATCTCATTGGATCCATTTGAAGAAGTTCTTTTACCGTGTGCATCGTTCGTAAATCATGCAGTCCAGATAAACTTTTTTTATAAAAACTTTTTAAGTTCGATTCGTACATTTTATTTGCATAAGATAAATAGTCAAAAAAACCTTCAATGTCTTCTGGAGCAAGTTCTTGAAGCTGCTGAAGCATGCGGGGAAGGTCACTGGTCAAATCAATTTGTGTTCCATCTTGGAAAAAAGTTCTCCACTGAGGCTCAATTCGTTCTATTGTTAAGTAGTCGTGGATATTGCGGCCTGCACTTTCAAACAGCTGCTCTAGCACCCACGGCATTGTTAAAATAGAAGGTCCCGTATCGAAAGAAAATCCTTTGCCGCTGCGAATATTTAACTTACCGCCAATTCGCTCGCTTTTTTCAACGACTGTTACATCATATCCATCAGCTGAAAGACGAATAGCAGCTGACAGACCACCTAAACCTGCGCCTACAACAATTACTTTCTTTTTCATCTTTTTCCTCCTTATAAAACAAAAGCGAGTTGTCAACAATGTGTATAAAATGACTTCACGCAAAATAAAAATAGGTCTACAACTTTTTATTTTGTCCAGTTCGCTAATTTTCATACGTGAAGGAAAGGAGAAAGGGATGTCTTTTTTACTGGTTGCTCTTGTCTTGACAGGTACGCTTGTCATCACTATCCCTACATTTAAACGTGTAAAAATAGTAAGAAACAATATGTCATGTTTGTCCATTATTATTCCAGCTAGAAATGAAGAAAGAAACCTTACCTTTTTATTGCAGTCACTCCAGTTACGGAACGCTGACTTTGAAGTGATCGTTGTAGATGACAACTCAACAGATAACACTGAGAGGGTAGCCAAAGCATTTGGCGTAAAAGTAGTGCACCCGGGGGCACTTCCAGCTGGGTGGCTAGGAAAGTCATGGGCATGCTGGAATGGAGCAAGAGAAGCAAAAGGCTCGGTGCTTTTGTTTTTAGATGCTGATATTACAGTAGAGAAAGACGGAATTGAAAAAGTATTTTTCTACTATCAACAGCAAGGGGGTGTGCTGTCGATTCATCCTTATCATCTTGTTAAGAGGCCTTATGAAATGTTTTCTGCTTTATTTCACTATGTTACGTTTGCATCGATTGGCGCTTTTCACCCCTTTAAAAATTGGAAAAGTCCTTCTCTCGGTTTCGGGCAGTGCTTGCTTTGCAGCGCAGCCTCCTACTTTCAAAGCGGAGGCCACGAAGGGATAAAAAAAGAAGTGGTTGAAAATATGGCGCTGGTTGAGAAAATGAACAAACAAGGTGAATTTATTACGTGTATGAGTGGACAGGGAGCTCTTTCCATGCGCATGTATCCAAATGGTATGAAAAGTCTTATAAGAGGTTGGAGTAAAAGTTTTGCTTCAGGTGCGGGGAAAACGGAAGCCATTTATTTATTTCTAGTAAGTTTGTGGCTTACTAGCATGATTAATTATGTCCTTTTTTTACCTACTCTATGGAATCAACATGCAGGCTTGGCAATTAGCAGTTATGTTTGCTATGTAAGTCTCTTATTTAATAGCTTAAGAAAAATAGGTTCGTTTACTTTTTTTTCTTTGTGCTTATTTCCTATTCATGTGCTGTTTTTTCTGGGTCTATTCGTATGGTCTTTCATCCAAACAGCGGTGAGAAAGCAAGTTAAATGGAAAGAACGCAGCATATCTATAGAAGAAGAAAAAAAGAAGAAAGTGATAAAATGACAGGTGCTCAGCTCTTAATTAATATCATGGCATGGTTTGTGATTCACATGTTCATCGCCTACAGATGCACAAAAGTTTCTGCCTTTTACTTAAAAAAGGACCTTGCCCTGTTTAAGATTCAAAGCTGGGAAACAGTTGGGATATATAAAAAATTCGGGGTACACCGATGGAAAACGTGGCTTCCTGATGCAGGAAAGCTATTTAAACGAGGATTTTATAAAAAGAAATGGGAGAGTAGAACGAAGGAATATGCACAGCTTTTTTTAATTGAAACAAATCGAGCAGAGTTAACTCACTGGATCAGCATACTTCCTTCTATTCTTTTTTTTATATGGAACTCTCCTTCTATAGGTGTTTGCATGGTTATTTATGCCATTATTGCAAACGTACCGTTTATTTTGGTTCAACGATATAATCGAATACGGATTCATCAAGTCGTTTTAAAACTCAAACGAAATTAATTAACGTGCCTTTGGCTCCGAGTAGGGGCCTCGGTTTTTATTTTTTTCTCCTTATTCGAAGACAATAACTTCTTGGATAAAAGAAAAAAAGAAGCAAAGGCGATATAAATACTAAAAAAGACTAAAAACCCCCATAAACCTGCTATGGCATCATCAAATTCCATATTGCCTCGAGTGGTAATTCCTTGCTGAATTTCAATGGCAAAAACTAAGACAAGCATAACGGTAAGGGTATAGATAAAAGAAATAGCTGTAATACTAAATTTCCATTTTGACAATAATTTAAAGATCATATAAACGCTTAAAAACGTGAGCAGTCCAATAATGCCAATAATCCAGAAGTGAAGTTCTTTATCTGAAAGAGAAAATCCTAGTAAATAAAAAATATAAATTAATCCGTCGTGCAATACATTAATAATATTTGTAATGAAAACAATACATTCTTTCATTTTTTCTCCTTTATAAAAATGTAAGACGTTTAAACTTCTAGGTATACAAGCATGCATAGCCCGTACTCATTCCAATTTTATATAAAAAATGCACTTTCTAGATCAGACGTTAAAGAGATCTGAAATTTCAAATAATATTTATAATTTATATTATAAACAAAAAGGTAAAAAAATAAAAATTTTCGATGCAAACTGACACATTTTTTTCATAATTAAAGAAAGAAATAACTCAAAATATGTGGTTTACTGTAGAAAGAAAAAAAATAAGAGGTATTGATATAACAAATATTCACAAGTGCTTTTATGCATTCTCTTGTAAAGTAGAAGGAAAACTAAGGCAAGTGTTAAATTTATATGTATAGTGGACAAAATAAAAAATAAATATAAAATAGTGAAACCTAAAAAGAAGCTGTCCGTATTAAAGAGTGAGAAGAAAAAAGCGCAGGATACATTTGTGTTTGAAAGCCGATAGAGCTGGGAATAAGAAAGTAGTTATTTTCTCACGTTTGGTGAAAATTATACGTAGCGGTGTTGACAATTTTTTTAAAAGAGTTAAAATGTGAAAGAACAGATTAGCTCTCTTACATTTTTTGTAAGAGAGATTTCTTTTTACATTTACTATAAAAATAAAAGTGAGCTTAAATTTCAATAGAGACAGAGGTGGGAATATGAAACAGCTCATGACAAACGGTAAAAATATTTTTTCGAAACAGCTGCCGTTATTTCTAATTGCAGTTTTGTTGTTTTGGATTAAAACGTATACCGTTTATCGTATCGAATTTAACTTAGGGCTAGATAATTTTATGCAAAAGTTCTTACTTTTCATAAACCCAATTGGTTCGGCAATTTTCTTTTTTGCCATTGCATTACTATTTAAAGGGCGCGGAAAAGTACGAGCATTGCTTGGAATGAATTTTTTACTTTCATTCATCCTGTACGCAAATGTAGTATACTATCGCTTCTTTAATGATTTTATTACTGTTCCTGTATTGACTCAGTCAAACAACTTTGGTCAATTAGGCGGCAGTGCCATGGCTTTAATTAGCCCAACTGATATTTTATACTTCACAGATTTCTTTATTCTTTTAGTTTTAGTACTATGGAAAAAAGTTGACTTACCAGCAACAATTAGTCGACGTACTGTGACAGGTGTATTTTTATCAGGGATTTTATTCTTAAGTGCCAACATCGCACTAGCGGAAATGGATCGTCCTCAACTATTAACGAGAACATTTGACCGCAACTATTTAGTAAAATATTTAGGAACGTATAACTATACGATCTATGACATCATCCAGAGCTCGAAATCTTCAGCACAGCGCGCGCTAGCAGATAGCAGTGATGTGGCTGAGGTAGAGAACTATGCAAAAGCAACATATGCTGAGCCGAACAAAGAATATTTCGGTCAAGCAAAAGGCAAAAACGTTATCTATATTTCATTAGAGTCACTTCAGTCATTTATGATTGGTTATAAGTTAAATGGTGAAGAAGTAACGCCATTCTTAAATTCACTATTAAAAGATCAGAACACAATGTATTTCGATAACTTCTTCCATCAAACAGGGCAAGGTAAAACGTCAGATGCTGAATTCATGATGGAGAACTCATTATTCGGCTTACCTCAAGGTTCTGTATTTACAACAAAAGCAAATAACACCTATCAGTCGCTATCTGGTATTCTAGATCAGCAAGGCTATACAACATCTGTGTTCCACGGAAATGGAAAATCGTTCTGGAACCGTGATGAAATGTATAAATCAATGGGTGTAGAAAAATTCTTTGATTCAGCTTATTACAATATGTCAGAAGAAGATACGCTGAACTATGGTTTAAAAGATAAACCATTCTTTAAAGAATCAATGCCGTACCTAAAAGGCTTAAAGCAGCCATTTAGCGCGAAGTTCATTACGTTATCAAACCACTTCCCTTATCCGCTAGATAAGGAAGACCAAACGATTGGACCTCACAATACGGGAGATAAGTCAGTTGACCAATACTTCCAAACGGCTCGTTATTTAGATGAATCAATCAAGCAATTCTTTGAGGACTTACAGGCCTCTGGTTTAGCAGACAATACGATGGTCGTGATGTACGGTGACCACTACGGTATTTCTGAAAACCATAAGCGTGCAATGGGCGAAGTAATGGGTAAAAACATCAATGATTTTGAACAAGCTCAGCTGCAGCGCGTACCATTATTTATTACTTCACCAGGCCTTAAAGGCGGCGTAAATCATACGTATGGTGGAGATGTAGATGTTCGTCCAACAGTGATGCATTTATTAGGTCTTGATACAAAAGACTATATTGACTTTGGTACAGACTTATTATCAAAAGAACATCAGCAAGTTGTACCTTTCCGTAACGGTGACTTTGTTACACCGAAGGTAACAAAAGTTGATCAGAAAGTGTATGACAATGCAACGGGCAAGCAGCTTTCGGATAAGGAAGCGAAACAGTATGATAAGTATGATGAACTAGTTAAGAAAAAGCTAGAACTATCAGATAAACTTGTTTACGGAGATTTACTCCGCTTTCATACACCAGAAGGGTTCAAACCAATTGAACGCTCGAAGTATGATTACAACAAGCGCGAAGATCAATAAAAAACAGGCAGCTTTTAATAGCTGCCTGTTTTTTTGTTTTGTGAAACCTTTGAAGGTTTTATCCGTATATAAATTATAACAGTAATCGTTTTAAGAGACGGGAAGACAATGGTATAATATGTATACGTTTAAAAGTTCGGTCACATTTGAGATAGGAGTGAAAGCGATGAAAGTCGTTCGAATCATAAAAAAGATTCTTGCCATTTGGGTAACAGGAGCAGTAGCCGTTCCGGTCAGCTATTTTGGATTTAGTACCACGATGATTCAATCCTTTGGCATTAGTATAGGAGTAATGGTCGTGATGAGCCTGTTTTTTATTATGAGCAGTGCTCGACGTCATTATCAAAATCCGTATAGAGAAGAAATTGCATACGTTCGTCATCAAGTAAAAGAGGCAAGAAAGCAATTAAGAACCATTGGAAGCTATCGTTTTAAAATTCGGTCTGTTCATATGTGGACAGAACTTTCTAAACTATACAAAGTAGGCAAAATCATCATTGAAATGGTAGAAAAAGAGCCCGCACGATATAAAGATGTTCAGCCCTTTTTTACGAACTACTTGCAATCAACGGTTACCGTCATTGAAAGGTATATGTTTTTATTATCAAAACCAACGAAAAGCATAGAAGTAAAAGAAAGTCTTCATGAAGCGGAAGATATGCTGCGCGGGTTATCAGGGAAGTATGAGCATTTATTAACAAATGCTCTTTCACAAGATAAGCTGACATTAGATGTAGAGCTTAAGGTGCTAAAACAAGCATTTGAAGAGGAGCAGCCGTATATACCGACAGCTACTAATCGCACAAAGTAACGTAAATGCAAAGGATGGGATTTTATGATGAAAGAATATGATCAAAATCAATCGTTAGATGCGCTGCTTGATGATCCTTTTGCGTCGCCTACCCCGCAGGTACAATCGGACTCTCGCGCTGCAAAAAGAAACACATACGATGATTTGACACCGGAATATCAGGAAAAAGCACAGAAAATCGCAAATCAAATTGATTATAAAAATCAGCAGGCTATCTTACAGTACGGGGTAGCAGCTCAGTCAGAACTATCTCAGTTTTCTCAATCTGTACTACAGCATGTTCAAACGAAAGATACGGGACCAGTAGGAGACGTTATAGGAGATTTGATGAGTAAGATTCGCCAAGTGAATCCCGATGATTTTTCTGCAAAGAAAAAAGGAGTCATCGGTCGATTGTTTTCAGGAGTCTCTAGGCCTATTCAAAATTTATTAACAAAATATCAAAGCATTAATGTTGAAATTGATAAAATTGCAGATAAGTTAGAGCGCTCAAAACAAATGCTGTATCGAGACATTACAATGTTAGATAGCTTATATGATAAAAATAAACAGTTTTACGAGGCGCTTAACGTCTACATTGCAGCGGCAGAATACAAGTTAGTGGCGCTGCAGAATGAAACGCTGCCCCAGCTTCAGCAAACAGCATCTCAAAAAAATGACTACCTGATGGCTCAGGAGGTCAATGATTTAAATCAATTTATCAATAGGCTAGAAAAACGAGTGCATGATTTAAAACTGAGCCGTCAAATTGCCATTCAAAGTGCACCGCAGATTCGATTAATTCAAGAAGTCAATCAGACCCTTGTTGAAAAAATTCAAAGCTCTATTTTAACAGCTATTCCACTTTGGAAAAATCAAGTAGTAATCGCAACCACTTTATTACGCCAAAAGAAAGCAATGGAAGCCCAAAAGCAAGTATCTAAGACAACAAACGACTTGCTTACTAAAAATTCAGAGCTGCTCAAGCAGAATACGATTGAAGTAGCTCGTGAAAACGAGGCGGGGATTGTCGATATCGAAACATTGAAAAAAACGCAGTCCGATTTGATTACCACGTTAGAAGAAGTACTAAAGATACAAGAAGAAGGACGTACGAAGCGTACCGAGGCAGAATCAGAGCTGTATCAAATGGAAAAAGATTTAAAAACTAAACTATTAGATATGAAATAAAGAAAAAGTCGGTTTACACACTTTGTAAACCGACTTTTTCTCTGTTTTATGCATTTTGAAGCGTTCTCGCCATTTCTAAAAACGGAGTTAAATCCCTTTTGGATTTAGGAGCAAAGATCGTTAACCGGAAAGTAGGGTGTTGATTTTGCTTTCGAACGAGAAAACCGTATGCGTTACTTTTATCATCTGATGCTTTGTACGCAGCTTCTATCTCTAAGTTATGGTGAATGAGGTGCGTATCAAGGGAAGTCACTTCCGAAAAGCCAGCTCTTAAAATTTTTTTTGTTTCTTTATTGAGCTCCTCTACACTTTTATTTGAGGGAAACACTTCAATCCGCATCCACAAAGCATCGTTTTTTTTGTTGTAAATGACATCTTTTCGGGGCTCTTCTTCTGTAAACTCGTATCCTTCTAGTACGTAAAGAGTATAGTTTTGATTGGTGCTCCTTTTAAGATAACCCACATCTGTTCTGCTGCTTCCTTTGTAAGGATAGGTGAATTTTTGCTGTGGCAAGCGTTCTCTTGGAGTTTCTTCTTGTGTGTTGATAAGCTCTTCACGAAAAGCAGTTGAGCAGCCATTCATTAAACATATAAAGCAAACAAGAAATATCTTTTTTTTCATAGCTGGCTTCCTTATCTATTTTCATTCATGCGTTTTTACTGAGTTAACAATTGAAATTAACTTTTTTTCATCATCAGAATTTTTAGCCGTAACCATCGTGATTTTTAAAGCAGGGTGCCCCTTTGTTTCTCTTAGTACATATAGCTTTGCTGTTTCTTTTTTACTCCCGGATCTAGATGCAAGCACAACGGGTTGAATAAATAGGGATGTAGAAGAAATCTTTAACGATTTTCCAAACTGGTCATCAAACAATTCTTTTGAACGATCTAGATATGATTTGCTTGTACTTTCTTTCCCGGAAAGGACTTCAATTCGCATCCACGTATAGGGAGTCTTAGTTGAAAAAAGAATATCTTTTCCATCTTCTTCTTTTTGAAGCGTATATTCATTGGGCAATGAAAGAGAATATCCTTGTTCGCTTACGGTGAGCTGCTGATGTTTCTCATTGCTTTCACTGACTGCTTTAACAGAAGGCAGTATAACCATGGTTCCGCTTATCATTAACAGAAAAGCTAAATAAAATTTTCGCATGTATATATCTCCTATTCAAAACGCTAGACAGCGTGTAATTACTATATAAAAATGTTTTCGCCATGTTAGAGTAGGTTTATTTTTGACTTTTTGGTAAAGCTAAAAACACAATCAATTAGTAATGGAGAGAAGACTATGAAAAACCGTAAATCAACTTCTGCAGCTAATCGCCGTCAACAGCGCATGTGTTTGGGTGATGAACGATTATTTGCAGTTGGTATTAAAGCGTTTATTGACAATACGCATGAATCACACCTAGATAAAAAAGGAGGTCATTGAGTGAAATGGTGCTTGTCAATTATCATTATTGTTTCCATTAATTTCTATGGTATTCAGGCGGATGCTGCAAAGAAGAGCAGATTTTATTATGAAAAAAAAGGAGATATCGTGTGGGAAGTTCCCATGAAAGATGAGAAGTTAATTGCGCTTACATTTGATGATGGACCAGATCCTAAATATACGCCGACCATTTTAAATTTATTGCAAAAGTACGGTGCCAAAGCAACTTTTTTTGTAGTCGGCGATCGAATAACGTCTTTTCCCAAGCTTGCTCAAAGAGAAGTTCGTGAAGGTCATGAACTTGCTAATCATACATATAGCCATTTGAAAGTAAGGGACCAGAAAGTAGAGAGAATTGAACAAGAAATTGAAAAAGCGGATGAACGTATACAAGCTATTACAGGAATAAAACCTTACCTGTTTCGTCCACCTACTGGCTATTATGACGATCGGGTAGTAAAAGCTGCTAAAAATCAGCAGTATACTATTATTCTTTGGTCTTGGCATCAAGATACATTTGATTGGAGAAATCCAGGCGTAGGTAAAATTGTAAGTCAAGTGCTTAACCATGCCAGGTCAGGAGATATTGTATTATTTCACGATACGGGAGGCGATCGAACTCAAACCATTGAAGCATTAAAACAAATTTTGCCGAAGTTAAAGGAAGAAGGGTATAAATTTGTGACCGTCTCGGAACTTTTAAAACATCACCCCAATTATAAATCTCTTTACTTGATGCAGCAGCAAAAACAGCACTCCGTTCAATAAGCGGGTGCTGTTTTTCTATGAAAAGCTTTCGCCATTTTCTTAGCTGGTTTTTCCTTCTTTTTCGTTCACATCAGCCGTGTTTCTTTGGAAAAATGCTTTTACTTTATCTCGTTTTTTCTTTGAAATAAGAATATATAATGTATCACCTGCAAAAATTTGTGTATTTCCTCTAGGTGTAAGTAATTTATCCTCTCGAATAACAGCGGTCACTAAAATATCTTCAGGCAGATGAAGTTCTTCAAGCGATTTTCCTGATATATCTGCATGTTCCACCAGCTTCAACTCAATCATTTCATTTTTTGTTTTGCCCATCGAAACAAGCTCGAGACTGTGAGGAACCGTCTCTTTTTCACCTTGAGAAAGGTTTAGAAATTTAGCTAAAGGAGCGATTGTTGCTCCTTGAAGAAGAGCGGAAGTTAAGACGACAAAGAAAACGACGTTAAAGATGAGCGTGCTGTTCTCCAAACCTGCCATCATAGGATAAGTAGCCAATACAATTGGAACAGCTCCTTTTAAACCGGCCCAAGAAATAAACAGCTTTTCTTTGGATGAGTATTTAGCAAACATCATCGAAAGAAATACGCCGAGTGGGCGAGCGACAAACATAAGTAAAAGAGATAGCAGTATACCCTGCCAAATGATATCTAGCAGTTGATTAGGAAAGACAAGAAGGCCGAGTAAAATAAACATTAAAATTTGCATCATCCATGCAAAACCTTCGTTAAAGCGGACAATTGTATGACGATAAGTTAGATCTGCATTCCCTACCACTACAGCCATTACATATACAGCAAGTAGGCCGCTTGCTTCTGCAAATGTGGAAATTCCATAGGTTAGAGCAGCCAATGACAATGTAAGCACAGGGTAAAGTCCTGAAGAGTCCAAATTAATTCGATTAATAATCCAAACGGATGCTTTTCCCAGGACTAAACCAAGTAGCAGTCCAATTCCCATTTGCCAAAAGAAAGTAAGGATTAATGAAAGGATAGGAGAGTCCGGATGTTGAATTAATTCGATAATAGAGACGGTTAAGAAGATAGCCATCGGATCATTGGAACCAGATTCTGCTTCTAGCGTGGAGTTTAGTTTTTGTCGAATATTTTGTGTCCCTAGTACAGAGAACACGGCTGCAGCATCTGTGGAACCGACGATTGCCCCAAATAAAAAGCCTTCAAGCCAAGTGACACCTAAAATATATTTGGCGAGTACACCAGTTAAAACTGTGGTAATGAGGACCCCGAAAGTAGCTAATGAAACGGAAGGGCGAACAACGCGTTTGACATCTTTCCATTTGGTTTGAACGCCACCATCAAAAAGAATAACGATAAGCGCTAATATTCCGAATCCTTGTGTCAAAAGAGCATTGTCAAAATAGATGTAATGGCTAACAACCATTCCTACAATAATAAAGAGTACAAGCGAAGGGACCCCAAGGCGAGTAGAGAATTTTGCAGTAAGTACGCCTATGACAAGGAGAATAGATAATAAAAGAATTGAATGGTCTACCGTAAAATCCAAAAAATACACCTCTTTTGTTCAAAATTTTTATGTAAGCAATAAATGAGGTTCCTCTATAATAATTGTAGCATAGTGAATTTAAAACCTTGAGAAATCTGCTTAACAAAAAAAGAGATGCAGAAACATCTCTTTTTGGTCATGTATAAATAACAGTGATAGATTATTATTTGACATCTTGCTCGTGATAAAGATGAGGAGCTTTAAATGTTGCCCTCTTGTTAACTGAAGAACCTTGATGATCAGGACGAGCACGATCGTAAATAGCTGTTCCCACAATCTCAGCCACATCTTGAAGTTTTTCTTTGCTTATTTTATCAAGGGTATCTTCAGGCGTATGATACCAAGGTTCAGACGGGCTGTGAATAAATAGAGCAGACGGTATTCCTGCCTCTGCAAACGGAACGTGATCACTGCGGCCGCCAGCTTGGAATGGCGTAGGTGATCCATTTAATCTTGTACTTGAAGCTTGAGCTAATTCTGTGACAAGATTTGGTGTTCCATCAGCTGTATTCATCACCAAATCTCCCGCATCTCGACTTCCTACCATGTCTAAATTAAACATTCCAACAATACGATTTTTCTCATCTTCAGATAGCTCACTAACATAATGCTCGGATCCTAGTAAGCCTACTTCTTCAGCTCCGAATGTAACAAATCGCAGTTCTGTATCAGTAGGAAGGGTTTTAAATACGCGCGCTAATTCAAGCACCATTGCTGTTCCAGAAGCATCGTCATTTGCCCCAGGTGCTCCGGCTACAGAGTCGTGATGAGCACCTACTACAATAATATCATTTGTTCCTTTTTTCTTAAAAGTAGAAGGTTTAGTAGCGGTTACATTATAAGATGTTCGCTCACTTACAACAGCCCCTTCAATCTTTACTGTACCTGAAGGCTTTTCGCCTTTTTGAATAGAAGTAAGAATTTTTTCACCTTCCTCTTTAGTAACAGCAAGAGACGGGATGTAGTTATCATTAGCGCCGCCAAGCGTTCCGTTTAGCTCACCGTCTGTATTATTAAAAATAATGACGGCTGCAGCACCTTTTTCAGCAGCATTTAATACTTTTTCACCAAAAGTAATAGAGCCTCGCTGAACTAATACAATTTTATCTTTCACATCTTTGTTTGCTAAATTATCTTTTGTACCAAGCCCTCCATCTACAATTTCAGCCGTAACATTTCCGTTGGTACTGTAAGTAAAAGTTGTTGGAGAGTAGCTTGTCCCGTTTACGCTTAGTGAAAAACTAGCTGCTGGTGTGTAACCGGTGAATGTAAAAGGTTCTACTGCGCTTTGATAGCCTAGTTTAGACAAACGCTTTTGAACAAACGCAGCAGCTTCGCGTTCAGATTCAGTTCCTGCCACACGAGGTTTTTTTGAGAGATACGCAATGTCTTGATAAATTTTCTCAGCATTGACTTTTTTTAATACTTTTTGTTCAGAACTTTGATTGTGAGAAGCAGTTGCAGAAGTAGAAGCTTGTACACTTGTAAAAGATAGAGTCAAACTTGTTGCTATAGCCAAAGAAATCACG
This genomic interval carries:
- a CDS encoding toxic anion resistance protein, which codes for MMKEYDQNQSLDALLDDPFASPTPQVQSDSRAAKRNTYDDLTPEYQEKAQKIANQIDYKNQQAILQYGVAAQSELSQFSQSVLQHVQTKDTGPVGDVIGDLMSKIRQVNPDDFSAKKKGVIGRLFSGVSRPIQNLLTKYQSINVEIDKIADKLERSKQMLYRDITMLDSLYDKNKQFYEALNVYIAAAEYKLVALQNETLPQLQQTASQKNDYLMAQEVNDLNQFINRLEKRVHDLKLSRQIAIQSAPQIRLIQEVNQTLVEKIQSSILTAIPLWKNQVVIATTLLRQKKAMEAQKQVSKTTNDLLTKNSELLKQNTIEVARENEAGIVDIETLKKTQSDLITTLEEVLKIQEEGRTKRTEAESELYQMEKDLKTKLLDMK
- a CDS encoding glycosyltransferase; its protein translation is MSFLLVALVLTGTLVITIPTFKRVKIVRNNMSCLSIIIPARNEERNLTFLLQSLQLRNADFEVIVVDDNSTDNTERVAKAFGVKVVHPGALPAGWLGKSWACWNGAREAKGSVLLFLDADITVEKDGIEKVFFYYQQQGGVLSIHPYHLVKRPYEMFSALFHYVTFASIGAFHPFKNWKSPSLGFGQCLLCSAASYFQSGGHEGIKKEVVENMALVEKMNKQGEFITCMSGQGALSMRMYPNGMKSLIRGWSKSFASGAGKTEAIYLFLVSLWLTSMINYVLFLPTLWNQHAGLAISSYVCYVSLLFNSLRKIGSFTFFSLCLFPIHVLFFLGLFVWSFIQTAVRKQVKWKERSISIEEEKKKKVIK
- a CDS encoding phytoene desaturase family protein, which translates into the protein MKKKVIVVGAGLGGLSAAIRLSADGYDVTVVEKSERIGGKLNIRSGKGFSFDTGPSILTMPWVLEQLFESAGRNIHDYLTIERIEPQWRTFFQDGTQIDLTSDLPRMLQQLQELAPEDIEGFFDYLSYANKMYESNLKSFYKKSLSGLHDLRTMHTVKELLQMDPMRSMDATTRKYFSNQHLRQLFNFLIMYIGSSPYHAPAVLTQLAHVQLGLGIYYVKGGMYKIAEAMDKLLQELDVTVHLNTPVKEITTSREKATGITLENGESLSADIVVSNLEAIPTYRYLLKNHEQAAKQTQQLAKFEPTVSGLVLLLGVNKQYKQLQHHNFFFSKNQKEEFDTIFNKGQVAMDPTIYIGVSSKSDPTQAPEGKENLFVLTHVPPLKEGDDWAVLKDRYRDIVLKKLEAMGLEDLRSSIEFEYTFTPNDIQELYGANGGSIYGVATDRKKNGGFKIPARSQLLSNLYFVGGSTHPGGGVPMVTLSGQLTADAINEDFHLPRIQKDIG
- a CDS encoding LTA synthase family protein: MKQLMTNGKNIFSKQLPLFLIAVLLFWIKTYTVYRIEFNLGLDNFMQKFLLFINPIGSAIFFFAIALLFKGRGKVRALLGMNFLLSFILYANVVYYRFFNDFITVPVLTQSNNFGQLGGSAMALISPTDILYFTDFFILLVLVLWKKVDLPATISRRTVTGVFLSGILFLSANIALAEMDRPQLLTRTFDRNYLVKYLGTYNYTIYDIIQSSKSSAQRALADSSDVAEVENYAKATYAEPNKEYFGQAKGKNVIYISLESLQSFMIGYKLNGEEVTPFLNSLLKDQNTMYFDNFFHQTGQGKTSDAEFMMENSLFGLPQGSVFTTKANNTYQSLSGILDQQGYTTSVFHGNGKSFWNRDEMYKSMGVEKFFDSAYYNMSEEDTLNYGLKDKPFFKESMPYLKGLKQPFSAKFITLSNHFPYPLDKEDQTIGPHNTGDKSVDQYFQTARYLDESIKQFFEDLQASGLADNTMVVMYGDHYGISENHKRAMGEVMGKNINDFEQAQLQRVPLFITSPGLKGGVNHTYGGDVDVRPTVMHLLGLDTKDYIDFGTDLLSKEHQQVVPFRNGDFVTPKVTKVDQKVYDNATGKQLSDKEAKQYDKYDELVKKKLELSDKLVYGDLLRFHTPEGFKPIERSKYDYNKREDQ
- a CDS encoding glycosyl-4,4'-diaponeurosporenoate acyltransferase, with protein sequence MERTQHIYRRRKKEESDKMTGAQLLINIMAWFVIHMFIAYRCTKVSAFYLKKDLALFKIQSWETVGIYKKFGVHRWKTWLPDAGKLFKRGFYKKKWESRTKEYAQLFLIETNRAELTHWISILPSILFFIWNSPSIGVCMVIYAIIANVPFILVQRYNRIRIHQVVLKLKRN
- a CDS encoding polysaccharide deacetylase family protein, which translates into the protein MKWCLSIIIIVSINFYGIQADAAKKSRFYYEKKGDIVWEVPMKDEKLIALTFDDGPDPKYTPTILNLLQKYGAKATFFVVGDRITSFPKLAQREVREGHELANHTYSHLKVRDQKVERIEQEIEKADERIQAITGIKPYLFRPPTGYYDDRVVKAAKNQQYTIILWSWHQDTFDWRNPGVGKIVSQVLNHARSGDIVLFHDTGGDRTQTIEALKQILPKLKEEGYKFVTVSELLKHHPNYKSLYLMQQQKQHSVQ
- a CDS encoding 5-bromo-4-chloroindolyl phosphate hydrolysis family protein: MKVVRIIKKILAIWVTGAVAVPVSYFGFSTTMIQSFGISIGVMVVMSLFFIMSSARRHYQNPYREEIAYVRHQVKEARKQLRTIGSYRFKIRSVHMWTELSKLYKVGKIIIEMVEKEPARYKDVQPFFTNYLQSTVTVIERYMFLLSKPTKSIEVKESLHEAEDMLRGLSGKYEHLLTNALSQDKLTLDVELKVLKQAFEEEQPYIPTATNRTK